One window of the Salvia miltiorrhiza cultivar Shanhuang (shh) chromosome 6, IMPLAD_Smil_shh, whole genome shotgun sequence genome contains the following:
- the LOC130989726 gene encoding laccase-14-like has protein sequence MFSKVFVMCFFGIIMVGGMAPVVHALVHKFEVRRTSHSRLCTNKTMLTVNGQFPGPTIYARRGEVVVVDVINRSHQNITIHWHGVKMRRYPWTDGVNYVTQCPISPGKRFRQQIVLSNEEGTLFWHAHSDWSRATVYGAIVILPPKTHTYPFPKPHAQVPILLGEWWNDDVEQVYKNFLAEGRDPKVSDAFVMNGQPGDLYPCSKQDTFKLSVEAGKTYLIRMVNAMMDYIMYFKIHNHNITVVGMDGTYTKPLNTDHVAIAPGQTMDFLLEANQPPSRYYMAGVVHASGADYVPTTGILNYLGNYTPPSSSPVLPSFPDFSGSWASTHFSRRLRSLANDNYRIQVPKNITRSLFFVLSINLWPCLTNSCVQSERLLASINNVSMLMPQTGNILEAYYKGVRGVFTPDFPAQPERIFDFTQGDFPQSESHPRFGTAVYVLEYNAEVEIVLQGTNLGEGIDHPIHLHGHTVYVVGTGFGNFDPTRDPENYNLVDPPLMDTFAVPRNGWAVIRFKANNPGVWYMHCHFERHLSWGMKMVFIVKDGVGPNEKMLPPPPDMPPCDAPPEALVFRI, from the exons atgttttcgAAGGTTTTCGTCATGTGCTTCTTTGGTATTATTATGGTGGGAGGCATGGCTCCGGTAGTCCATGCTTTAGTTCACAAGTTTGAA GTGAGAAGAACTTCACACAGCAGGCTATGCACCAACAAAACCATGCTAACGGTAAACGGCCAATTCCCGGGGCCAACTATATATGCTAGAAGGGGAGAAGTGGTGGTAGTCGATGTTATTAATCGCTCCCATCAAAATATTACTATCCACTG GCATGGAGTAAAAATGCGAAGATATCCATGGACAGATGGAGTCAACTACGTGACACAGTGTCCTATTAGTCCCGGCAAGAGGTTTAGACAACAGATTGTGCTGTCTAACGAAGAAGGCACTTTGTTTTGGCACGCTCACAGCGATTGGTCTCGAGCTACTGTGTATGGCGCCATAGTCATTCTACCTCCCAAAACACACACTTATCCTTTCCCTAAGCCTCATGCTCAAGTTCCAATCTTGCtag GAGAGTGGTGGAACGATGATGTGGAACAAGTTTACAAGAATTTTCTAGCCGAAGGACGCGATCCCAAAGTTTCTGATGCTTTCGTCATGAATGGCCAACCTGGCGACCTATATCCATGCTCAAAACAAG ATACATTCAAGTTGAGTGTGGAGGCGGGCAAGACTTACCTGATCAGAATGGTTAATGCAATGATGGACTACATCATGTACTTCAAGATCCACAACCACAACATCACCGTCGTCGGCATGGACGGCACCTACACGAAGCCGCTGAACACCGATCACGTCGCCATTGCCCCCGGCCAGACCATGGATTTCCTTCTCGAAGCCAACCAGCCGCCCAGCCGTTATTACATGGCCGGCGTAGTACACGCCTCCGGAGCGGATTACGTCCCCACCACCGGAATCCTCAACTACCTCGGTAACTACACCCCGCCGTCGTCGTCGCCCGTCCTTCCATCTTTCCCTGACTTCAGTGGCAGCTGGGCGTCGACCCATTTCAGCAGGAGGCTCCGAAGCCTGGCCAACGACAACTACCGCATCCAAGTTCCCAAGAACATCACACGCAGCCTCTTCTTCGTTCTCTCGATCAATCTGTGGCCATGCCTCACGAATTCGTGCGTGCAGAGCGAGAGGCTGCTGGCGAGCATTAACAACGTGTCGATGCTGATGCCGCAAACCGGCAACATTCTTGAGGCTTATTACAAAGGGGTCAGAGGAGTTTTCACGCCCGATTTCCCGGCGCAGCCGGAGAGAATATTCGACTTCACGCAAGGTGATTTTCCGCAGAGTGAGTCGCACCCCCGATTCGGAACGGCTGTGTATGTGTTGGAGTATAACGCGGAAGTTGAGATCGTGCTTCAAGGCACCAACCTTGGCGAGGGAATTGACCATCCGATACATTTACATGGACACACCGTCTACGTCGTCGGAACCGGATTCGGGAACTTCGACCCAACCAGGGATCCGGAAAACTATAATCTCGTTGACCCGCCGTTGATGGACACCTTTGCCGTTCCAAGAAATGGATGGGCCGTTATCAGATTCAAGGCTAACAATCCCG GAGTGTGGTACATGCACTGCCATTTCGAGCGGCATCTGAGCTGGGGAATGAAGATGGTGTTCATCGTTAAGGACGGGGTAGGCCCCAATGAGAAGatgctgccgccgccgccagaTATGCCGCCCTGTGATGCGCCACCTGAAGCATTAGTATTTAGGATTTGA